A region of the Vicugna pacos chromosome 7, VicPac4, whole genome shotgun sequence genome:
AATGCTCCAGCCCCTAGCAGATGCCAGCCCACTTCTCATAGCGCCTGGAACTCAGGACTGAGTTGAACAAATCTGGACCCAGGTGACCCTCTCAGCAGGAGATCCAGCTCCACAGGCAGATGTGGATGCTGTCATTCCCACCAGGGAGGGTGGCGGATAGACCATGTGGCAAGGTGACATCTGATGGAGAGAGAGCTAGGACTCATGACAAATGATATACTCCTCTTGGGGGTCTCCTGAGGCCCCCCTCCAGCCTGTCCAAACCCTGTATGCTCATTAAACATCTCCAGGCCTGTGTTGTTTAGTATTGTCTCCAACAGCCCTTCCTCTGAGCTGGTTGGCTCACAGGGGACTCAAGATGGGCAGATTTATGGCGTCTCTCTGGATCTACTCCATGGTGCCAGCGGTATCACCTGCCTCCTCTGTCATCCACCAGCTATTGAGGGATCCCAGGCAGGCCTGCCCCTCTGATCCATGACATGGTGGAATAGCCACCAGGTGAGACAGCGTCAGAAAAGGCCCAAAGGAGAGCCAGCcagaggatgggggtgggtggtggtACAGAGAGCCTTGGGTAGAGCAGAGCCACTGCAGGAGGCAGTGCAGACAGTGGGGCAGGACGGTAAAGGCAGCCTTGGGATGGGGAAGTGAGGCGTGAGGGTCAGGAAGACAGCAGGAAGGTGGGTGCACAGGCCAGCAAGCATGGGATTGTCACCATGGTCCAGGTGACAGTGAAAAACCCAGGTctagaaaaaccaaaacaactcTACCCACTGCCTGTCCTGCAGGTCAGGGAGCACCAGATGCACACGGGCTTCCTGCCTGTCTTGTATGTGCTCCTTCAATTAGGAGCTGAGCTAGGAGTTAACACTCCTGGGTTTTAGTCCTAGCTCTGCCATTAACTTGTGAAACTAagtctcttctcttctctgggcCCAAGCTTCTGCATCGGTAAaacaagagagaaggagagactcCCTGAGGGTCTTTGCAGTACCAAGATTTCAAGTACCTGCAGGAGGCCCCAGCTACCAGGAGCTGGCCTGCAACCGCAGGAGGGAAGTGGAGTTGCTTGGAGCCACAGAGCAGCCAATCCAGTGCACTGTGATCCGTGACGTCAAGGGTCACTGGACAGATGTCTCAGGGTCCTCGGAGTGCGCACGCGCCATAATTCACCGCTTTCCCACCAACTGGAGAGCGAGGCGGCAAAGGGCGGGGCTGAGAGGGTGCGAGGCGAcggggcggggccgcgggcggGGCCGTGGGCGGGGCCAGGGGCGAGACCAAATCAGGAGCAGGAAGACACAGCGCGTCCAGAGCGCGGCGGAAGAGAAGCGGCGTTGGGGTGAGTCGGCTCTGATTCCCACCTGGCCTCACCGGCCTTGGGCTGACCGCCCTGTCTGGGGCTTCCAGGTGTGGGCGCGGGGCGAGGATGGGACAGCCTGACGGGAGGGGTCGCGCCTGGAGCCCAGGCCCACAAGCGGTGGGGGCTGACCGAGGCCTGGCTGCTCAGCTGTAGGTGCTCCAGGCCCAGCGTGACCCTACAGGCCTCACCTCACAGGGGAAGTCGGCGCAGGCGAAGAGAAACGGGTCAGGAAGCGGTTTCGGCTAGAATGGTAGTGCGTGAGTTCCACCCACTGCTTGGGGCCTCCCTTGGGGAGCCCCGTCTTGTCCCAGCTCAGGGTCCTGGGGAGAATGCCCCCTTGTcccttcatttattcaacagggGTTTGAGTACTTCCTGTCGCCTGGGCACTGGCGATACAAAGGCCTGCCTCTCTGGTCCCCACTAGAGTGTACTTTCCAGTGTATTTGTATTTTGAACGATGGCTCTGGCGGCTGAGTGGCTTGGGGGAGGCCGGGAGAGAGAAtaagagaccagttaggaggctactgCAGAAGTCAGGGCAGAGATGGGAAAGCAGTAGGTGCGACTTGGGGCCCTTTTTGGAGACATAGTGGGACTTGTTGACAGAGTAGACATGGAGGGGCTGAAGGAAAGCACAATCCAGGATGACTCCTCACCTGTTTTTTTGGCTGAACAGCTGGTGGAAGGTGGGGAAGATGAGAAAGGGGCAGGTGGTGAGGGAATCAGAAGGTCTGTTTTCCAGAGACGTTTAGTTGGAGCTGCCTACTAGACATCTCAAAGAAGCTGTGTTGCATGGTCATTTGGATCTGTGAATCTGGAATTCAGGGATGAGGGCAGGtctggagacagaaatgtgggatccCTGGCATGTGAAAGATGTTTAAGGCTCTGTCCCTGGAGACTCTTGCCTCGCAAGGAGCTGACTTTCCTAAGAAAGTCCTGTTTCTGCATTTTGATGGAAATTCTATTTAATCCCGTCTGCATCATTCATTGTGTCCTTCCAGAGTCCCCGGTTTTAGGCACTAGATAGACAGCTGTGATTGAGCTGCCCCCACCCTCAGTGAATTTTATGTCTAGGTCTGAGAAACAAGTGTGTGAATAACTAGTTCAAATACGAGGGGCAATGAAATGAATGCAAAAGACGCGTGGGGACAGGAGCTGAGGGCATGAGGAGGAAGGCACACAATAGGAGCAGGGGCCTGGGAAGACGTCGCAAAAGAGGGGGTGCCTTTCCAAAAGTGCTAAGAAGGGGCAAGAATTTCTGATCATGTCTGGAGAGCTTTGGATTCCTGCCGGATGCCTTTTTAAGGAGGGAGGGAGTAAGGGAAGAAAGGCGATGTGGAGTGGAGAATATGAGGAGCTGCTGCCCAAGTTCACGCGTTCTCCCCTTAGCAGGGAGATGTCAGGAAGGTCCTTTCTGGGGTTACACATCCAGACACTCTTGCAAGCCAGGGAGCTTCCTCCTCAGCCTCTTGGCTGCGGGTCCCGCGGGCCCAGAACCTCTCCCCGGTAATTGCTTTCCGTAATGTGTTTGCTCCAAACCAATTTCACGCCTCCGCGAGGACTCCGCCCTGCACTGAAGGCGCGGACCTCCCCGCCACCAACCTACCCGCATGTATCGCGTTCGTACACACAAAACGGCACACATTTAACACAACTATACACAGGGTTCAAGTATCTGGATACAACAAACATACATGAAGCTGCACGCGTACATACTGGGCTTTTAGAATCCCGTGTACAATCCCCGTGCCAATCCCCGCGCTCACAGTTAAGTACCCTGCAGCACCCAGCGCGCTCGCGGTTGGATGGCTCACCTGGTCCTATTCCTTTGCCCTCGGCGCCTTACGGACTAACGCCAGGGGGCGCTGCAGTACTCCGCACCTCTCTCGCGATGATGCAGTTGCTCACTGCTGTCACCAGAGGGTACCCGCGGACAGGGTCCGACGCTCCCCACCGTAAGAGGACTCCCGCCAATGAGTGAGACGAAGGTATATTTGGATTTAAGaatacttctttctttctaggTGCTGGTTTCCAATCCATGAAGGGGAGACCAGATGGTGGGGTCCCATAGAGGCACAAGCAGAAGGGGTAGATTCAAAATGAAATCCCTCTGTGGGAGCACTTCCCCAACCGGTGGAGTGAGGAGACAAGTCAGCACGTGAACAATTAAAGCActtttagaattccattttagACAATGAGGTGCTTACTTACGTGGGCCTGTTCAGGGATTCAGTAGAACTACAGAGTTTTCTTCTTAGTAAAGAAAGGAGCCAGCTCTGTTCAAATTTGATCTTGACAGCTTCTGTCCTTGGTACTGATGGGAGAGTAAGAAGCAGTTTTTGGAGAGCCACTAATTTGGGGGACTTCCAGAATTGACCACTCTGCTCTTCTTTGTCCACTTAGTGCAGGAAGAACTCATTTTGAAGAATATTTCCTCATATTCACTTGTCTCTTGCACTGGCTTTTTGACCAGCAGAGTAGATATTAATTGCTCTCTCTTACAGATGGAGAGGTTAAGTGAAAAAGGGACCAAGGTCACATGGCCCAGTGAGGGGTCAGAACAGGAACTTAACTTCAGGTCTTTTTACTCCAGCCAGTGCTCTTTTCCATCACCATGCAGCCTCAGTTCCACGATCCATGAAAGGGCAGGGAAAGGAAACGGGCTGCTTCAGTTGCCACTATGTGAGAGTTTTTATCCTAGTTTAACTACTGAATGTCAAGGACTATGTGGAAGCCACACTTCATAACCCCAGCACGGCAAGGGAACCGACTAAGGATTAAAATggattataaaatacagtatcTAACAAACACATACCACACCAGGGTACTACAAAATCCCTGAGGTCTCACTTGCCTCATTTCAGAGTTGATGGCCCACTGGGACTTGTTGGCAACAAGTTTTAAGTCTATATCCTCTATGCCAGCTTGAGCAGAGAATTCCATGTTACTGAGTATAGATCTGGGCAATAAACTCTTGGTCTGGACTAGGTGACATACATCTTCAAGATCAGAGGGTCTTTAACCTTGAGTTCTTGACAATGCATGATCCATTCTATCTCACCAGTGACAGGTTTATTAAAGTGGCCTTTTACTTGGGTGGGGGGAGTAGTGGGAGGGATAGATTTCAATATATATCCTTTTGAGCTTTTGAAATTTGGTACTAGGTGATTTTATTACGTATGCAAAATAAAATGAgtgcagtcactttaaaaaatggcTCTTCCTTCATGCCTTATTTGATTGGTGTGGTTACTGCTCATACAGCTTTAATTTCAGTAATTGGAGCCCAAAGTTCCCTCAGTAATTTTTCAAGCCAATAAGCCTCTATTATGGGCCTAACACTGTAAAGCCATCACACCAAGGACTGACCTCCCACTTCTTAAGTACAATACACTTTTGAAGTCTGGTCTTCCCTGTTGGTACCATGAAGTGCTTGGTTAATTTTACAAAGCGTCCTGAAGAATGCCTTTAGAAGGATGGACAAAGATTACCCTAGTGCTTTAGTACTGAAAACTTGTGTTCCCTGACCTAAGTGAAGGCACCTCTTCTTTCTCCATGATGACATCTTCCCACCAGACTTGTCTCTCAGAAGCTTCGCTGAATTTAATGCAGAGCCCAAGATAAACTAGGACTGCATGGAAGCCACACTCTTTTATCTTCACCTCTCCGATGCATTGTCAATCAAGAATAACCAAAGAAAGCTCCCTTCTTGGGTCCTACCCTCTTCTGTCCCATTCTGGTGACCATCTCTTTCAGGGTGCTGATTTTTTAACACATCAGTCTGATATTAGTGGTGTTCACTAGGCCAACACAATGTGCCTGATATGAGCAAAGGTCACTGAGATCCAGAGTCCCCCTGCATGGCTCTAACGTGGCTCGGCATGCTGAAACTCTGGTGTAGGTTTTCCTCCTCACCTGAACCAAATAACTTCCGCTAATCAGACTGCATCTTCCTCAATTTGCCTGGCTTTGCTACTATTGATTTCAACTCACTTGGTTCTCCCTGGCCCCACCCGAATAATAGTTTCCCAGTGACCAGATGACCCTCATTTAGCTGGCCAGTCTTGCTCTATGTCCTGAAGCTCCGGTCACTCTTCTGTTGACTTGCTTGTCTTGAGTCTTTCTTGTCCACTGACCTGAGGCTACTATCAAGCAAAAGTGTCCGTGACTTTTGCCTGTAGATTGACAACTCTACTTCTGGGAAtcagaaggagggggagggtaaaAAGAGCCACTATTTCTGTGTCTGAGAACGGGGGAGGTGAGCAGAGTCACCCGCAATTAGCGGATAATTAGCGCCGCTGACCCTTGGGGCTCATCAGCGCTCCTGGGGCCAGCCCCCAGCAATAAGCCAGGGCAGGTCGAGAGTGTCAGGCCCGGGAATGAATAGGGCTCATCAGCTGCGCTGGAGTCGGGGAGCCAATCAGGGAAATTAATAgcggaagagagggagagagagcgagggagggagacagagatagacagacagacaagaggTACAGATATAGGcgagaaaagaggggaaaaaaacaataagGCAGACTGGGATAGGGAATGAGAAATAGGAACAATCAAATAGGAATAGGGATAGAAGCAGGGCAGGAAAGGGAACAGTGGGAAGAAGGAACAGAATGTAAAGGATGGGAGGAAGACGGAGGGAGAAAGGTGAAAGGAATGGTAAGTGCTTGGCATAGTGTGGGCCCTCGAGGAAATGACCCACAGAGGTCAGGGCAAGGAACTAAGGCAGTCCGCGACGGAGGAGGGAGTGAGGAACAAGGGGAAGAGCGAGTGCCGAGACCGGAGAGAGTGTGAATGGAGTCTGCCGAGGAGGAAAACGGCCCCAAGACCCTGAGCCGCGGCGCCCGGTGGCGGAGCGCGCCCCCTGCCGTCTCCGCCTCGCCGCCCGAGGGGGCGCAAAGGTCCTGTCCCGCCCGCGGCGCGGGGGGCTTGCGCCCTGGGCGGCCACGTCGTCTGCCCCAGGGGCCGGGGAGGGGACGTCAGGGGCAGGGAGGCACTCTGGGGGACTCGCCGGGAGTCCGATGGAGGGTAGCGGCCCGGGGCAGGGGCTCTGCGGTCGGGCCCCGCCGTCCACCCGCGCCCGTGCCCCTCGCTGCGCTGTCCTCGCGGCCGCCCCGCACTCGGTCCACGCCGGGGCCCACCTCCCAGTCCAAGCCCGGAGCTGGGTGGGCAGAGTAGGGGACgggcttggtggagggaggggcaCCGGCCCGGCAGCTGCAACTGCCTTCTCGTCGGCCGCAAACTTTCACAAAGCGGCGTGTCCGGCCTCATCAATCTCCATTAATAATAGTTGGTTGGGCTgcggggggcgggcgggggtcccgggccggccggccgggccGCTGGGAACGGGCTCTGCGGAGGGAGCGGGAGCCGGGCGCGGCGGCTGCGGGCGGAGGGAGGAAGTGAAGCGTAATTTGAGGAAGATGGATGAGTCCGGAGGGTGACACCCccagcccgcccgcccgcccgccccctccctccttaTGAGAGAGAGGGAGCGCGGCGCCGGAGCCACACTGCGCCGAGCCCGCGCCCCGCCGCCACCTCGGCCCGGGAGCCAGGGAGCGAGCCCCGCGTGTCCGCGCGGGGCGCCCGAGCCGCGGGGCGCACGGCGGCGCCCGGAGGGGAGCGCCCTGGGGCGGCCGCAGCTCCAGGCACCATGCAGAGAGCCGGAGGCGGGGGCGCCCCCGGGGGCAGCGGCgcgggcagcggcggcggcccGGGCACTGCCTTCTCCATCGACTCTCTGatcgggccgccgccgccgcgctctGGCCACTTGCTCTATACTGGCTACCCCATGTTCATGCCCTACCGGCCGCTCGTGCTGCCGCAGGCGCTGGCCCCCGCACCCCTGCCCGCCGGCCTCCCGCCCCTCGCCCCGCTAGCCTCCTTCGCCGGCCGCCTCACCAACACTTTCTGCgcggggctgggccaggccgTGCCCTCGATGGTGGCGCTGACCACCGCGCTGCCCAGCTTCGCGGAGCCGCCCGACGCCTTCTACGGGCCCCCGGAGctcgctgccgctgccgccgccgctgccactGCCGCCCGGAACAACCCCGAGCCGGGCGGCCGACGCCCGGAGGGCGGGCTGGAAGCCGAAGAGCTGCTGCCCGCCCGGGAGAAAGTGGCAGAGCCGCCACCGCCCCCGCCTGCGCACTTCTCAGAGACTTTCCCAAGTCTGCCGGGTAAGTGCTGGGGCCGATCAGGGCGCCGGGCGGGAGGCTCGTTCACCTGGAGACCCCAGACAGCAGCCTGCTCAGAATCTCGGCACCTGCCCGGAGCCCTGGAGTCCCAGACCCCCAGATGGCTGGTTCTGCGGAACCACCTCCAGTTCCGTTCCAAACACAGCACTTCTCTAGATCCAAGAACCAGACGCCCTGGTCTGTCTCCAGAGTGTCTGAAGCCTCGCCGAAGACTTCCCAGCACTCCCTTCCAGATCAGTGCCTTTCCTCCCGCGTGCTAGCCCTTGAGCCTTGGCTCCCCGTCTCCTTTTCAGAATcccttcatttttctcctctgtcggGAATAGAGAAGCTGGGAATATGGGATTCTTGGGGACACCAGCAAGACCCCTGGGTGAGGATATATCGGGCAGCTGTCAACTTACTAAGGGCTTCCAAGGAGGCGGTTGTATTGACCCCATATGGGCTCTGGAAACACAGGGGCAAAGGGACGGTATTGCAGTGATGCTGGCCATTTGTATGACCTATCTTCATCTTAGTTACAGAGGTCACTTCTGAATTGGCAGATTTAGAGCCAAGCCTTGAAGAACGAAGTTGGGGTCCTAAAGGGACGTTATCTAGCAGGGAGCCTACAGGGTTGactgggaggcagagagagaggctaAAGGCTGGAATGAGTTGGATGTGGCCCAGAGGCCTGGAGTCCAGAATCCAGCAAAGATTCTGGAACCAGTGAGATTCAGCTAAGAGGTAATTCAGAAACACTGGATCCACCATAGGAGGATTCCCTCTCAGGAGAGGCGAGGTGTATTCAACTGAACCCTGTTTGGACTCAATCTGCTTGGAGCCTTCCTGCCTTCCTACTGATCCTTAACACCTAGAAGCTAGGAAAGCTTTTGCTGTCCAGAAGCAGACTCAGGTATGCTGAGATCCAAGGCTTTAACAAGTTGGTGGGTGGGCCCTGTTTAAGAAATCAGGGGCTGCATGCAAGTGTGGTGTTCCTGAAACTTCAAGTTCTTTAGCATCAGGATGTCTGCCTCTGCTTAACCATTCATCACATTCAGTTTAGCAGGTGGAAATGACCTCAGGAGGCCTGGGAGCTAACTCTAGTGGAGACAAGGAGTTCCAAGAGCACTTTTGTCCTTTACCAGGAGAGGGCAATTCTTGATGATAGGTTTCTGGGCCCTTCCTTGGAACTGTCCAAAGGGCTCATAACTCTTCCAGACCCTGAGGGCTGCTATAGAGTCTGTCTTCATCTTCTTTACCCCTTTAGCCCTGGGCATTTTGGCTTTGGTTATTCAGCTGTTGTTTATGTCACCTGGTTGGACCAGGATCCAGTGACTGAAGTCTGAGCAGCGTCCCCTAAGGAAGGTCAGAAGGAAATGATAGAGCAGCAGCTGGAAGGTGGGAGGGAATGTCCACAAGATGAAAGGGCTGGGAGTGGAGTAAATGAGGAGCAGCCGGCAGGGTGATGGGAAGAGGAAAGGATCGGTGGGATTCAGGAATAGGATAGTCCTAAGGCAGGAAAGAGAGCCAGGCAGGTCGTCAGAGGGATGGCTTTGGAGGCAGTCAGAGCTGGAGGAAGAACCAGACACCTGAGGAGGAGATGAGCTGAGAGGGAGGAGACAGGAAGTTACCCCCAGTGGAGGGGGTCTGGGGAGGAGTATCCCCAGACCAAGGGAGAGCAAGCAACTTGTCCTACTCTCCCAGGTTCCCCTCGGTTTTTATTTTGACCCATTTGTACAATGGGGACTCTTTTCTGAAGCAGATAGACTATCTGGCTGGAAAATTGGacattgagagagagaaagagcagaggAAAAGGACAGAAGAGAAATACTGAGGAACAGAACAGAGGAGAGGACAAACAAATGAGCTGTACACCCCGATTCTCCAAGAGAGGACACGAGAAAGGAGAGGGGCCATGTATTGGAAGAGAGATGTACAAGGGGTTTCCAGCACTGGCTACCTGAAAAGGAAACAATATTTCCAGACCAGAAGTGCGTGCATGTGAAAGAGTTCTGTCTTGAGATGATTGAGAAGGAGCTAAATAAATACACTAGTAGGAAACAAGGAAAAGTTTCAACACTAGGAGTAATTTTCTAAAAGGGTTTTTCAATCCTGGGAGTGATGGGAAACTGGAATTTACGTAGAATGAGGAAAGAAAGATCTTCATCACCTGAGGAAAATATTGGGAGCAAAAAAGAGAGACGCTGTTCTTGGAGTAAAGACAAAGCGTTTCTTTGCTAAAGATGATGAGAAGGAGGCCT
Encoded here:
- the GBX1 gene encoding homeobox protein GBX-1 isoform X2; its protein translation is MQRAGGGGAPGGSGAGSGGGPGTAFSIDSLIGPPPPRSGHLLYTGYPMFMPYRPLVLPQALAPAPLPAGLPPLAPLASFAGRLTNTFCAGLGQAVPSMVALTTALPSFAEPPDAFYGPPELAAAAAAAATAARNNPEPGGRRPEGGLEAEELLPAREKVAEPPPPPPAHFSETFPSLPGRNSRARGTKGPGSAKAGAAGPAVRPHPRHQATRGETVGTASGPRSRTWETTLPFHLGQPKTGWGLRPEGHGPERSEDLGAHRAGLNCEWRSWPGAEGQERGRGGAWSWTKPEGPALQAQGSSSWKPRNRRL